A portion of the Microlunatus phosphovorus NM-1 genome contains these proteins:
- the kynU gene encoding kynureninase → MSELSRTPRELDAGELDAADPLGRFRRHFAGAEDGVVAYLDGNSLGRPVIGASDRLTEFVNEVWSGRLIRAWDESWMDEPTVLGDRLGEVVLGAGRGQTVIGDSTSVLLYKLIRAAVDADPSRTEIVVDRENFPTDRFILQGIAAERGLTLRWLEPDRTGGVRPAELAEVLTDRTALVVLSHVAYRSGFLADAAAITTMAHRAGALILWDVCHSVGSVPLRLDDWQVDLAVGCTYKYLNGGPGSPAFCYVRADLQSRLQQPIWGWMGADDPFAMGPDYRPADGIRRFLTGTPPIVAMQPLKLMLELIADAGIDAIRAKSIVLTEYAVELVDERLASLGVTLASPRDPDCRGSHVTIEHPRFREVCAQLWQRGVIPDFRAPNGIRIGLSPLSTSFAELELGIDAIRTVLRDAGA, encoded by the coding sequence GTGAGTGAGCTGAGCCGGACGCCTAGGGAGTTGGACGCGGGGGAGTTGGACGCGGCCGATCCGCTGGGCAGGTTCCGTCGGCACTTCGCCGGTGCCGAGGACGGCGTGGTCGCCTATCTGGACGGCAATTCGCTGGGACGCCCGGTGATCGGCGCGTCCGATCGGCTGACCGAGTTCGTCAACGAGGTCTGGAGCGGGCGGCTGATCCGGGCCTGGGACGAGAGCTGGATGGATGAACCGACGGTGCTGGGCGATCGGCTGGGGGAGGTCGTGCTCGGTGCTGGGCGGGGGCAGACAGTGATCGGTGACTCCACGTCTGTGCTGCTGTACAAGCTGATCCGGGCGGCCGTCGACGCCGATCCGAGCCGCACCGAGATCGTCGTGGATCGAGAGAACTTTCCCACCGACCGGTTCATCCTGCAGGGCATCGCTGCGGAACGAGGCCTTACCCTGCGCTGGCTGGAACCGGACCGAACTGGTGGGGTTCGGCCGGCCGAACTGGCGGAGGTGCTGACCGATCGGACCGCGCTCGTGGTGTTGAGCCATGTGGCGTACCGCTCGGGTTTCCTGGCCGACGCCGCGGCGATCACCACAATGGCGCACCGGGCCGGGGCGCTGATTCTGTGGGACGTCTGCCACTCGGTCGGATCGGTGCCGCTGCGGCTGGACGACTGGCAGGTGGATCTGGCGGTTGGCTGCACGTACAAGTACCTCAACGGTGGACCGGGATCACCCGCGTTCTGTTACGTCCGAGCCGACCTGCAGTCCAGGCTGCAGCAGCCGATCTGGGGATGGATGGGCGCGGACGACCCCTTCGCGATGGGCCCTGACTACCGGCCGGCGGACGGCATCCGCAGATTTCTCACCGGTACGCCGCCGATCGTCGCCATGCAGCCACTGAAGCTGATGCTGGAGCTGATTGCTGACGCCGGCATCGACGCCATCCGGGCCAAGTCGATCGTGCTCACCGAGTACGCGGTGGAACTGGTGGACGAGCGACTGGCATCGCTGGGCGTGACCTTGGCGAGCCCACGGGATCCGGACTGCCGCGGCTCACATGTCACGATCGAGCACCCCCGGTTCCGGGAGGTCTGCGCCCAGCTCTGGCAGCGTGGTGTGATCCCTGACTTCCGTGCTCCGAATGGCATCCGCATCGGTCTGTCACCGCTGAGCACCAGTTTCGCCGAGCTCGAGCTCGGCATCGACGCGATTCGCACTGTTCTGCGAGACGCCGGTGCGTGA
- a CDS encoding amidohydrolase family protein, giving the protein MLLAGLRDHHVHLGLVDTDAVGGSVLSAVDDLGWNLDRAKEWRRRGPGGLRVRVTGPFLTAPDGYPFGRSWAPPGGVVAIDSARTGVAVVEALADSVDLIKVVLHSGMPLLGDQELAAVVATAHRWGKPVVAHAEGEGQTLRALAAGMDVLAHTPWTERLSDELVAALSRGVVMISSLAIQLGDEESYAVAVDNLARFHRAGGQVRYGTDLGNGSRPPGLDLDELQGLVDAGLGVEAIMEAIATADQVPGWLTWSPQEPPRSTSEIVDWFATVRRCRADELADELEGVAW; this is encoded by the coding sequence ATGCTGCTGGCTGGGCTGCGTGATCATCATGTGCACCTGGGACTGGTGGACACGGATGCAGTCGGCGGGTCCGTGCTCAGCGCGGTGGATGACCTGGGCTGGAACCTGGATCGGGCTAAGGAGTGGCGCCGCCGGGGGCCCGGTGGGCTGCGGGTGCGGGTCACCGGGCCGTTCCTGACTGCTCCGGATGGTTATCCGTTCGGTCGTTCCTGGGCGCCGCCGGGCGGGGTGGTGGCGATCGACTCGGCCCGGACAGGGGTGGCCGTGGTGGAGGCACTGGCCGACAGCGTGGACCTGATCAAAGTCGTGCTGCACAGCGGGATGCCGCTGCTCGGCGATCAGGAGCTGGCCGCGGTGGTGGCGACCGCCCACCGGTGGGGCAAGCCGGTAGTCGCCCATGCGGAAGGGGAAGGGCAGACGCTTCGAGCGCTGGCCGCCGGGATGGATGTGCTGGCTCACACGCCGTGGACCGAGCGACTCTCGGATGAGCTGGTGGCTGCCCTGAGCCGTGGCGTGGTCATGATCAGTTCACTGGCGATCCAGCTCGGCGACGAGGAGTCGTACGCTGTCGCCGTCGACAACCTGGCCCGCTTCCATCGCGCCGGCGGACAGGTCCGCTACGGCACCGATCTGGGCAATGGATCCCGGCCACCGGGTCTTGATCTTGACGAGCTCCAGGGGCTCGTCGATGCCGGGCTGGGTGTCGAAGCGATCATGGAGGCCATCGCGACGGCGGACCAAGTGCCCGGTTGGCTGACCTGGAGTCCGCAGGAGCCACCGCGATCGACGAGCGAGATCGTGGACTGGTTCGCCACCGTACGACGATGCCGGGCTGATGAGCTGGCCGATGAGCTGGAAGGAGTCGCCTGGTGA
- a CDS encoding tryptophan 2,3-dioxygenase, whose product MTDSEDARQSVRELEDSIRTDLRDALTYGGYLDLDRLLHAQHPRSSPEHHDELLFIVQHQTSELWLKLALHELRAARQDLVDDHLEHALKCLARVKNIQRTLIEQWSVLATLTPREYAEFRDSLANASGFQSFQYRAIEFVLGNKNARMLELFVADPEAHALLTKLLEEPTLYDAFLGLLARSGYPVPEEILTRDHREPWRFQPALVPIFRRIYESTEAPWGLYEACESLVDVEDNFQLWRFRHLRTVQRTIGFKTGTGGSSGVGFLRKALDLTFFPELYAVRTEIGT is encoded by the coding sequence ATGACCGATTCCGAGGATGCCCGCCAATCGGTGCGTGAGCTCGAGGACTCGATTCGGACCGATTTGCGGGATGCGTTGACGTACGGCGGCTATCTCGATCTTGATCGACTGCTGCATGCGCAGCACCCGCGGAGTTCGCCGGAACACCACGACGAGCTGTTGTTCATCGTCCAGCACCAGACCAGCGAGCTATGGCTGAAGCTGGCGCTGCACGAGCTCCGGGCTGCGAGGCAGGACCTGGTCGACGACCACCTCGAGCATGCCCTGAAGTGCCTGGCCCGGGTGAAGAACATCCAACGCACCCTGATCGAGCAATGGTCCGTGCTGGCCACCTTGACGCCGCGCGAGTACGCCGAGTTCCGTGACTCGCTCGCGAACGCCTCGGGCTTCCAGTCCTTCCAGTACCGGGCCATCGAGTTCGTGCTCGGCAACAAGAACGCCCGGATGCTGGAGCTGTTCGTTGCCGATCCGGAGGCGCATGCGCTGCTGACCAAGCTGCTGGAGGAGCCCACGCTGTATGACGCATTCCTCGGGTTGCTGGCCCGCTCCGGCTATCCGGTGCCCGAGGAGATCCTGACTCGCGACCATCGCGAGCCCTGGCGCTTCCAGCCGGCACTGGTGCCGATCTTCCGGCGGATCTACGAGTCGACCGAGGCGCCGTGGGGCCTGTACGAGGCCTGCGAGAGCCTGGTCGATGTCGAGGACAACTTCCAGCTCTGGCGGTTCCGGCACCTGCGTACGGTGCAGCGCACCATCGGGTTCAAGACCGGCACCGGTGGCTCGTCCGGTGTCGGCTTCCTTCGCAAGGCTTTGGATCTGACGTTCTTCCCCGAGCTGTACGCGGTGCGCACCGAGATCGGCACCTGA
- a CDS encoding response regulator transcription factor translates to MSGLRVIVADDHPVVRAGLTALLASLPDIEVVAVAADGRDAVKETVLHRPDVAILDLQMPEVDGFAATREISRLAPEVAVLVLTMFDDEDSVFTAMRAGARGYVVKGAEQEEIARAIQAVAAGEAIFSPGVAQRVLRFFSAPPRVSDPFPELTAREREILVLLAGNLGNAAIAARLGLSPKTVSNHLSSIFTKLCVADRAGAILRAREAGIDGG, encoded by the coding sequence GTGAGCGGGTTGCGGGTGATCGTGGCCGACGACCATCCGGTGGTCCGGGCCGGGCTGACGGCGCTGCTGGCATCGCTGCCCGACATCGAGGTGGTGGCCGTGGCCGCCGACGGCCGGGACGCGGTGAAGGAGACGGTGCTGCACCGGCCGGACGTCGCCATCCTGGACCTGCAGATGCCGGAGGTCGACGGGTTCGCAGCCACCCGTGAGATCAGCCGACTGGCCCCCGAGGTGGCCGTGCTGGTGCTGACCATGTTCGACGACGAGGACTCGGTGTTCACCGCAATGCGGGCCGGTGCCCGCGGCTATGTGGTGAAAGGAGCAGAGCAGGAAGAGATCGCACGGGCCATTCAGGCGGTCGCCGCGGGTGAGGCGATCTTCTCGCCCGGGGTAGCGCAGCGGGTGCTGCGGTTCTTCTCCGCGCCGCCGCGGGTCAGCGATCCGTTTCCCGAGCTGACCGCCCGCGAGCGGGAGATTCTGGTGCTGCTGGCGGGCAATCTCGGCAATGCCGCTATCGCCGCCCGACTGGGGCTGTCGCCGAAGACCGTGTCCAACCACCTGTCCTCGATCTTCACCAAGCTCTGTGTCGCCGACCGTGCGGGGGCGATCCTGCGGGCTCGCGAAGCTGGGATCGACGGCGGGTGA
- a CDS encoding sensor histidine kinase produces the protein MGWTRVLAAALAGSTVALVAVAWSLAAWLGWSWALVLESFMITNGMMALSFGVCGGILAWHRPGNPIGWLFAVGALLQAVATSALSVGDLGIQSGTSEPVLRLLVTLFLYSWPWAIGLTIPLALLLFPDGRPVAPGWRVVVILVVVSAPLFALQMGAAPEPAEEGFPNGYLTLAAYDQLGALWRVADLRTAGAYLAALLALIVRYRRGSEQVRRQLLWLMVALVLVIAANLVWSLVSGAPIEVLLAIPLIPIAVTVAIVRYRLLDIRLVASRTVSWLLLTLGVLLAYAVLVALLDRLVAAQLGRSAAVTVLLVLVAAPLLPRLQRVVDRAMYGDRADPARVVSRLGVQLTSASAGIAGVVTSIRQALKLPYAALLHQGRSLAADGDRPARVEVTELSFDGEVIAELEVGLRPGERRLAEADHRVLTLLAAPLAVAVHAITVSAKLQQSRERIVEAREEERRRLRRELHDGLGPTLTGIAFAADAAANHVGDADRVTELLASLRRDTRTALADVRRVVDDLRPPALDELGLVDALRQRADQLSWRSDGAPVQVQVEVPVEIPPLPAAVEVAAYRIATEALTNIARHSGAAAAVVCLQCVDGLQLSITDDGPPNGPWRPGVGLQSMRERAVELGGTFDAGPTPDGGSVRATIPFAASPMGATPMGATT, from the coding sequence ATGGGCTGGACACGGGTGCTCGCCGCAGCGCTGGCGGGATCGACGGTCGCGCTGGTCGCGGTCGCCTGGAGTCTTGCGGCCTGGCTGGGCTGGTCGTGGGCGCTCGTGCTCGAGTCGTTCATGATCACCAACGGGATGATGGCGCTGAGTTTCGGGGTCTGCGGCGGCATCCTCGCCTGGCACCGACCGGGCAACCCGATCGGCTGGCTGTTTGCCGTCGGTGCGCTGCTGCAGGCGGTGGCGACATCGGCTCTATCGGTCGGTGACCTCGGGATCCAGTCTGGTACGTCGGAGCCGGTGCTGCGGCTGCTGGTCACGCTGTTCCTCTACAGCTGGCCGTGGGCGATCGGGCTGACCATCCCACTCGCGCTGCTGTTGTTTCCGGACGGTCGTCCGGTGGCACCCGGCTGGCGGGTGGTGGTGATCCTCGTGGTGGTCAGCGCGCCGCTGTTTGCGCTGCAGATGGGCGCAGCGCCCGAGCCGGCCGAGGAGGGCTTCCCGAACGGGTATCTCACGCTGGCCGCCTACGACCAGCTCGGTGCGCTCTGGCGAGTCGCCGACCTGCGTACTGCCGGCGCCTATCTCGCGGCCCTGCTGGCGCTGATCGTCCGCTATCGGCGCGGCTCCGAGCAGGTACGTCGTCAACTGCTCTGGCTGATGGTCGCCCTCGTGCTGGTGATCGCGGCGAATCTGGTGTGGTCGCTGGTCAGCGGCGCGCCGATCGAGGTGCTGCTGGCCATCCCGCTGATCCCGATCGCCGTCACCGTCGCGATCGTGCGGTATCGGCTGCTCGACATCCGGCTGGTCGCCTCCCGCACGGTCAGCTGGTTGCTGCTCACCCTCGGGGTGTTGCTGGCGTACGCGGTCCTGGTCGCCCTGCTGGATCGGTTGGTCGCCGCGCAGCTCGGCCGATCGGCGGCGGTGACCGTGTTGCTGGTGCTGGTGGCGGCCCCGCTGCTGCCCCGGCTGCAGCGGGTGGTGGATCGGGCCATGTACGGCGATCGGGCCGATCCCGCCCGGGTCGTCTCCCGGCTCGGGGTGCAGCTGACCAGCGCATCGGCCGGGATAGCCGGGGTCGTGACGTCGATCCGGCAGGCGCTCAAGCTGCCGTACGCGGCGCTGCTGCACCAGGGGCGGTCGCTGGCGGCGGACGGAGACCGGCCGGCCCGGGTGGAGGTGACCGAGTTGAGTTTCGACGGCGAGGTGATAGCCGAGCTCGAGGTCGGTCTGCGACCCGGCGAGCGCCGGCTCGCCGAGGCGGATCACCGGGTGCTCACGTTGCTGGCCGCGCCGCTGGCGGTGGCTGTCCATGCGATCACTGTGTCGGCCAAGCTGCAGCAGTCGCGCGAGCGGATCGTCGAGGCTCGGGAGGAGGAGCGGCGGCGGTTGCGTCGGGAACTGCACGACGGCCTGGGCCCAACCCTGACCGGGATCGCGTTCGCCGCCGATGCGGCCGCCAACCACGTCGGCGACGCCGATCGGGTCACCGAGCTGCTGGCCTCGCTGCGCCGCGACACCCGTACTGCGTTGGCCGACGTGCGGCGGGTGGTCGACGACCTGCGGCCGCCGGCTCTCGACGAGCTCGGCCTGGTCGATGCCCTGCGCCAACGCGCCGACCAACTGAGCTGGCGCTCCGACGGTGCGCCGGTTCAGGTTCAGGTGGAGGTGCCGGTCGAGATCCCGCCGCTGCCTGCGGCGGTGGAGGTGGCCGCGTACCGGATCGCGACCGAGGCGCTGACCAACATCGCTCGTCATTCCGGCGCGGCTGCTGCCGTCGTCTGTCTGCAATGTGTCGACGGTCTGCAGCTGAGCATCACCGACGACGGGCCGCCGAATGGTCCCTGGCGGCCGGGCGTCGGTCTGCAGTCGATGCGGGAGCGGGCGGTCGAGCTGGGTGGCACGTTCGATGCGGGCCCGACCCCGGACGGTGGATCGGTCCGCGCGACGATTCCTTTTGCGGCAAGTCCGATGGGAGCGACTCCGATGGGAGCGACGACGTGA
- a CDS encoding VOC family protein encodes MTFNTYLFFSGGTCAEAFEQYATVFGGEVTIMRNSDVPAEQRMPGAPDEAVMHAALKVGDALLMGSDDPSGDGGPKVGFNVSYTAPDSETAGRVFAALSEGGDVTMPMQATFWAPAFGMVTDRFGVPWMVDCYQAES; translated from the coding sequence ATGACGTTCAACACCTACCTGTTCTTCAGCGGTGGCACCTGCGCCGAGGCATTCGAGCAGTACGCGACGGTGTTCGGCGGCGAGGTCACGATCATGCGCAACAGTGATGTGCCGGCGGAGCAGCGAATGCCGGGTGCCCCGGACGAGGCTGTGATGCACGCCGCGCTCAAGGTCGGCGACGCTCTCCTGATGGGTTCCGACGACCCGAGCGGCGATGGTGGGCCCAAGGTGGGCTTCAACGTCTCCTACACCGCCCCCGACTCGGAGACCGCCGGGCGGGTCTTCGCCGCGCTGAGTGAGGGTGGCGACGTCACGATGCCGATGCAGGCGACCTTCTGGGCTCCGGCCTTCGGCATGGTCACCGACCGGTTCGGAGTGCCGTGGATGGTCGACTGCTACCAAGCGGAGAGTTAG
- a CDS encoding ABC transporter substrate-binding protein, with product MSMTTLADELNGLNRRDLLAAGLAVSIATLAGCAGSAADSAPSPSATAHTVTDFLGETTIPVQSQRVVADSVSIYAHLFALGITPVAAALPGGISTSYFAPKNDPIRNVVADDGWTIDLEKALALDPDLVVAVGADYNTDNCQRYRAAVSTYCFEEGYRDIDEVKRNFLALGAALGRSDQALDAIADYDAKVADAKERLAPKLGEIGQVGVVRFDSGGFIGIRRDDIHNAVFYSLGLSEPEWPPAGESGYVELSLESLEVLNGAQTLFVTTDDDVDIDETKVFSSKIWRQVKPVAAERAFFVGAWNGSDLLQLNRMVDDVVAAVS from the coding sequence ATGTCGATGACCACACTGGCCGACGAACTCAACGGGCTCAACCGTCGCGACCTTCTTGCCGCCGGTTTGGCGGTCTCGATCGCTACCCTGGCCGGATGCGCAGGTTCGGCCGCCGACTCGGCACCCTCCCCCTCGGCAACCGCTCACACGGTGACCGACTTCCTGGGCGAGACCACGATCCCCGTCCAGTCGCAGCGGGTCGTCGCCGACTCGGTGAGCATCTACGCCCACCTGTTCGCCCTCGGCATCACCCCGGTGGCAGCGGCGTTGCCCGGCGGTATCAGCACCTCCTACTTCGCTCCGAAGAACGATCCGATCCGCAACGTGGTCGCCGACGACGGCTGGACGATCGACCTGGAGAAGGCGCTGGCGCTCGACCCCGATCTCGTCGTCGCGGTAGGCGCGGACTACAACACCGACAATTGCCAGCGCTACCGAGCGGCAGTATCGACGTACTGCTTCGAGGAGGGTTACCGCGACATCGACGAGGTCAAGCGCAACTTCCTCGCCCTCGGCGCCGCCCTGGGCCGATCTGACCAGGCGTTGGACGCGATCGCGGACTACGACGCCAAGGTGGCCGACGCCAAGGAGCGGTTGGCCCCGAAACTCGGTGAGATCGGACAGGTTGGGGTGGTCCGATTCGACTCCGGCGGCTTCATCGGGATCCGGCGGGACGACATCCACAACGCCGTGTTCTACTCCCTCGGATTGTCCGAACCTGAGTGGCCGCCTGCCGGAGAGAGTGGCTACGTCGAGCTCAGTCTGGAGTCCCTCGAGGTGCTGAATGGGGCCCAGACCCTCTTCGTGACCACCGACGATGATGTCGACATCGACGAGACGAAGGTGTTCAGCTCCAAGATCTGGCGGCAGGTGAAGCCTGTCGCTGCCGAGCGTGCCTTCTTCGTCGGCGCATGGAACGGCAGCGACCTGCTGCAGCTGAATCGAATGGTCGACGACGTGGTCGCCGCCGTCAGTTGA
- a CDS encoding GH25 family lysozyme, which translates to MSSSASTSARFVRVLAISSVVALIGSVSAPVLANASPGADPTTPNATARKAGVESGNATMGWRGGVQRSVDKHVATGGDSRVSSFSTVTKAGDLVPMTGVVGIDVASYQGVVDWVSFTKVNRSFVFVKATEGSSYRNPYFTSQFGGAKAAGMFAGAYHFANPGGKSGKKQAEYFVKHGGKWTKDGKTLPGVLDIEYNPYGKNICYGLSKKKMVSWITSFVKRYKKLTKRDVVIYTTADWWSKCTGNSKKFSKTNPLWVARWTPTTGPGKLPGGWPYYTFWQYSATVIDQNRFSNNLDRLKVLATQTK; encoded by the coding sequence ATGTCATCCTCAGCCTCAACCTCAGCCCGATTCGTGCGGGTGCTGGCCATCAGCAGCGTGGTCGCGCTCATCGGCTCGGTGTCCGCGCCCGTGCTCGCCAACGCGAGTCCGGGCGCGGACCCGACGACGCCCAACGCGACGGCGAGGAAGGCGGGCGTCGAGTCCGGGAACGCGACGATGGGCTGGCGCGGGGGCGTCCAGCGCTCGGTGGACAAACACGTGGCGACTGGCGGCGACAGCCGAGTTTCCAGCTTCTCCACGGTCACCAAGGCAGGCGACCTGGTGCCGATGACCGGCGTGGTCGGCATCGACGTCGCCAGCTATCAAGGCGTGGTCGACTGGGTCAGCTTCACCAAGGTGAACCGCAGCTTCGTGTTCGTGAAGGCGACGGAGGGCAGCAGCTATCGCAACCCGTACTTCACCTCGCAGTTCGGTGGCGCGAAGGCGGCCGGCATGTTCGCCGGCGCCTATCACTTCGCGAATCCTGGCGGGAAGAGCGGCAAGAAGCAGGCGGAGTATTTCGTCAAGCACGGCGGCAAGTGGACCAAGGACGGCAAGACGCTGCCCGGGGTGCTCGACATCGAGTACAACCCGTACGGCAAGAACATCTGCTACGGCCTGTCGAAGAAGAAGATGGTCTCCTGGATCACGTCCTTCGTGAAGCGGTACAAGAAGCTGACCAAGCGGGACGTGGTGATCTACACCACCGCTGACTGGTGGTCCAAGTGCACCGGCAACAGCAAGAAGTTCAGCAAGACCAATCCACTCTGGGTGGCGCGCTGGACCCCGACCACCGGGCCGGGCAAGCTCCCCGGCGGCTGGCCGTATTACACCTTCTGGCAGTACTCCGCGACGGTGATCGACCAGAACCGGTTCTCCAACAATCTGGACCGGCTCAAGGTGCTGGCGACCCAGACGAAGTGA
- a CDS encoding Ig-like domain-containing protein, translated as MNLTRSWRPVLWLLTTLALIGGALVATSPAARAADEPTLTVQSTGLTVGGKVAISGTGWTVGDGSSGSTIAVKIDDGAYSHIGSGPHANKTVWAIIQAGTDGSFSTTITLPTAANSTPAFAPGTHSLRFLTGSLKAGDVIRSMSSGNLAVAKAASTSSLKLNKTKIKKSKKAVATVQVKSVATPGPTGAVKVYNGKKVIKSATLKASAKGTIKITLPKLKKGTHKIKATYVGNGVAKTSTSKVIKLKVTK; from the coding sequence ATGAATCTCACACGCTCTTGGCGACCTGTCCTATGGCTTCTGACGACTCTGGCTCTGATCGGCGGCGCGCTCGTCGCCACCTCGCCGGCCGCGCGGGCGGCTGACGAACCGACGCTGACGGTGCAGAGCACCGGCCTCACGGTGGGTGGCAAGGTGGCCATCTCGGGCACCGGCTGGACGGTCGGCGACGGCTCGTCCGGCTCCACGATCGCGGTCAAGATCGATGACGGCGCCTATTCACACATCGGCTCCGGCCCACATGCAAACAAGACGGTCTGGGCGATCATCCAGGCCGGCACGGATGGATCGTTCTCGACCACCATCACCCTGCCGACGGCGGCCAACTCGACCCCGGCGTTCGCCCCGGGCACGCACTCCCTGCGCTTCCTCACCGGCAGCCTCAAGGCCGGTGACGTCATCCGGAGCATGTCCAGTGGCAATCTGGCTGTTGCCAAGGCCGCTTCGACCAGCTCGCTGAAGCTGAACAAGACCAAGATCAAGAAGAGCAAGAAGGCCGTTGCCACCGTGCAGGTGAAGTCAGTCGCCACGCCTGGTCCGACCGGTGCGGTGAAGGTCTACAACGGCAAGAAGGTGATCAAGAGCGCGACTTTGAAGGCCTCGGCCAAGGGCACCATCAAGATCACCCTGCCGAAGCTGAAGAAGGGCACTCACAAGATCAAGGCGACGTACGTCGGCAACGGTGTGGCCAAGACGTCGACGAGCAAGGTCATCAAGCTGAAGGTGACGAAGTAG
- a CDS encoding glutamate synthase subunit beta has protein sequence MADPKGFMKTPRLVAERRPAAERIRDWKEVYPGSPGRALLPIISEQAGRCMDCGIPFCHTGCPLGNLIPEWNDLVWRSDWDQALERLHATNNFPEFTGRLCPAPCETACVVGINRDPVTIKNVEVSIIDRAWDERRVQPQPPDWHTGKTVAVVGSGPAGLACAQQLTRSGHTVAVFERAEEPGGLLRFGIPEFKMEKSVLDRRIRQMKDEGTNFRCNVEIGVKITGQQLKQRYDAVVIATGSTIPRDLPVPGRELRGIHQAMEFLPQANRVARGIEVPDQITATGKNVVIIGGGDTGADCLGTSIRQGAKSVTQLEILPTPPDARPAHQPWPTYPMIYRVSSAHEEAGERVYSVSTSEFVGDEDGNVAKLRLSEVRFEQGKLVPVEGTDQELEAELVLLAMGFVGPERDTVISQLELALDQRGNVARDHDYATNVDGVFACGDAGRGQSLIVWAIAEGRACAAGVDAYLSGSTKLPRPIPPTARPMMV, from the coding sequence ATGGCTGATCCCAAAGGCTTCATGAAGACTCCCCGGCTGGTCGCCGAGCGGCGTCCCGCCGCCGAGCGGATCCGCGACTGGAAAGAGGTCTACCCCGGTTCGCCCGGGCGGGCGCTGCTGCCGATCATCTCCGAGCAAGCGGGTCGCTGCATGGACTGCGGCATCCCGTTCTGCCATACCGGCTGCCCGTTGGGCAACCTGATCCCGGAGTGGAACGACCTGGTCTGGCGCAGCGACTGGGACCAGGCGTTGGAGCGGCTGCACGCCACCAACAACTTCCCGGAGTTCACCGGCCGGCTGTGCCCGGCACCGTGTGAGACCGCCTGCGTGGTGGGGATCAACCGGGACCCGGTGACGATCAAGAACGTCGAGGTCTCCATCATCGACCGTGCCTGGGACGAGCGTCGGGTGCAACCGCAGCCGCCGGACTGGCACACCGGCAAGACGGTGGCCGTCGTCGGGTCCGGGCCGGCCGGATTGGCCTGCGCCCAGCAGCTGACCCGGAGCGGACACACGGTTGCGGTGTTCGAGCGGGCCGAGGAACCCGGCGGGCTGCTGCGGTTCGGCATCCCGGAGTTCAAGATGGAGAAGTCCGTGCTGGACCGGCGGATCCGGCAGATGAAGGACGAAGGCACCAACTTCCGCTGCAATGTCGAGATCGGGGTGAAGATCACCGGTCAGCAGCTCAAGCAACGCTATGACGCGGTGGTGATCGCGACCGGCTCGACCATTCCCCGGGACCTGCCGGTGCCGGGCCGCGAGCTGCGTGGCATCCACCAGGCGATGGAGTTCCTGCCGCAGGCCAACCGGGTCGCCCGCGGCATCGAGGTGCCGGACCAGATCACGGCCACCGGCAAGAACGTGGTCATCATCGGCGGCGGTGACACCGGCGCGGACTGCCTTGGCACCTCGATCCGGCAGGGCGCCAAGTCGGTGACCCAGCTGGAGATCCTGCCGACCCCACCCGACGCTCGGCCCGCGCATCAACCCTGGCCGACCTACCCGATGATCTATCGGGTCTCCTCGGCGCACGAGGAGGCAGGGGAGCGGGTCTATTCGGTGTCGACGTCGGAGTTCGTCGGCGACGAGGACGGGAACGTCGCCAAGCTGCGGCTGTCGGAGGTCCGGTTCGAGCAGGGCAAGCTCGTCCCGGTTGAGGGCACCGACCAGGAGCTCGAGGCCGAGTTGGTGCTGCTGGCGATGGGCTTCGTCGGCCCGGAGCGCGACACGGTGATCAGTCAGCTCGAGCTGGCGCTGGACCAACGCGGCAACGTGGCACGCGATCACGACTACGCCACGAACGTGGACGGCGTCTTCGCCTGCGGCGATGCCGGTCGCGGTCAGTCCCTGATCGTGTGGGCCATCGCCGAGGGCCGGGCGTGTGCGGCCGGTGTGGACGCATACCTCTCCGGCTCGACCAAGCTGCCGCGGCCGATCCCGCCGACTGCCCGTCCGATGATGGTGTGA